One Vicia villosa cultivar HV-30 ecotype Madison, WI linkage group LG5, Vvil1.0, whole genome shotgun sequence genomic window, AGGTGGAAGGCCTGAGTTTTATTTTGATGACGGTGCATTTCCTGAACAGGTGCTAATGCTATTACATCTTTCTTATGCTTAGTTAGGACACTTTTAAATATATTGTCTCTTTTTGACTTAAATTGTGACCTACTTTTTCATTTGATAGGTTGACTGGATTGGGCAAAAAAATCAAATAGATGCTGGTAAGAAGCCAAGCTTTCTATCCATTAATCATAGACGGCGTTTGGTGTGCAGATTTGCAGAGTCTTTTTTCATTTTTGGGAGTGATGTTTTCTCCTAGCATTTAATCACGCTCTAACCACATGGTCATAACTAATCCACCAGACTCAGGTTCCTGTCACTATAGAAATCAAGGTCACGATTGTACAAACTCATGGAACATATCATGTTCAAGTAAGGTCGTATAATGGTGTCCTTGATTTCTAAAGAGACAAGAACCTATGTCTGGTGGATGAATTATGGCCGTGTGATCGTAGCGTGATTAAGTAACAACTATGATAATGCTTAAAATgtatttggaatgtgtagaatacTTTTGGGAATGTTAGACAATGCTTACATGAAGTTTCCCATCATCTTAAGAGTCTTGGATCCCACCCCCTTTCGGAATGTTTTGCCAGaaacatgataaaaaaatttCATGCCAAACAAATTCACTCATGCTTATGATATTAAAATTGTTTTATCTCTATGAACAGCTAAGGCTGCAGGAGTGAAGCACGTTGTCTTGGTCGGGTCTATGGGTGGAACAAACCCTAACCATCCTTTGAACAGTTTGGGAAATGGAAATATATTGGTGAGTCATATTTTCTCTAATACTTCTAAATTACTTCATTTCATAGCATTTTCAGTTTTCACCTTGCTTTTTGTTTGAACAGATCTTACATTTATTTTAAAGCATAATACGTAGCATATTTTATAATTCCATGTTATCTTTTGATAGAAATAATATAGTTTCATATCGATTGCAGGTTTGGAAAAGAAAAGCAGAACAATATCTGGCCGATTCTGGCCTTCCATACACGATCATAAGGTACACTAATTCATGTCCATGCTAAAACATATATGACTgtcttttaaattttctttcacAGTTCCAAATCTGGCAAGATTACCAGTGTAACAAATTGGGACTAATGCCTTTAGTAACTGAGCCAGGAAACTATTTTGAATACACTCCACAATATTATCTTTATATCTGGTTGTATTGTATGAGTTGAAAAACTTTCAGATTACTTGGTGTCATTCTCccctaaaaaaagaaaatatctgCTGATATTTGTAATTGTATAAAAAACATTGTTATCTTGTATGTAGTGTTGTTAAATAGCGGCTATAGTCTAACAAAATTTGAACAAATTGCTATATTGTCGACAAGTGGCTATAGCGGTGCTATAGCACCGTAGTGTTGATAAACTTGAACTAACACCTATTTTTCATGATCCGCGATTGTAGATACTTGGTGAATATAACCGCTTGTGTTTCTTCAATGGCATTtcattatatttttgtttatatatttgtaGCACTCTTGTTATCTAATTCCAATTTACTTTATTGCTAGTGTTATCATGAATATGTTGTGAGATTGTGTTTGTTTCCTTTATTATATTTTCTCATTTTCATTGATGATTCAGACCTGGTGGCTTGCTTGATAAAGATGGAGGTATACGGGAACTCATTGTAGGGAAGGATGATGAGCTTCTTCGGACCGAAACCAAAACTATACCTAGAGCCGATGTTGCAGAAGTCTGCGTTCAGGTATACTATCTCTTATAGAACTTGGGAATCACTGATTCAATCTTAAATACTCTTTGGTTAACAATTCTTCATTCTGTTGGTTTGATAGGTATTAAATTATGAGGAGACGAAATTCAAGGCATTCGACTTGGCATCAAAACCTGAGGATGCAGGCGAACCAACAAAGAACTTCAAGGCTTTGTTTTCACAGATCACTTCTCGTTTTTGATTTTGGATGTGATTGTAATTCACGGTGTATCTGATTAGCAATGGGTTTGAAATCCAAAGTCAAAGCAAATTACTTTGCATCCACAAATAAGTTAGATACATGGCTAGACTTCAACTTTAGGAATGGAATATGAGAATATTATCAACTCTTTCAGTATAATATGGTATACTGCTTTTTATACAAAGCTCAATACTAAGAAATGTCACAACATTCAAAGCTCTCTTCTCAAATAAATTTGTGAGTTTTTTTCCAATCGTTTAGGGGAGTTAAAATTGAAAATTCATCAACCACGAGGTTGGTTTTAAATTTGTGGATTGTTCATTAATTATTTTCTAAGTGTGTCTTCAAATTCAATAAATTTTCGAAAATTGTTTTTTTTGCCATGTCTAGAAGTTACTTTTCGGACACACTTCCGCGGTGATGCCATACGAATTCAATAAAAGAAAACCAAATGAGTGGGTTTGAAACATCTCGATATGATCTGGACACTATTTTCACAAAGCTCTTTCAATATAACATAAATCATTTGAATATTAACATCTCGATACTATCTGAACAATAACTTtcaaaattttttaatataacataAATCATTTGAATATTAACATTCCGATACTATATGAATAGTAACTTTCAAAAACTCTTAATATAACATAAATCAACATTTTCCTTTCCATTCAATAAAATTTGAAAACATTGCAAATTCTTTTTTCAAATATCACACCTCATTCATTCAATTTTCCTTTGTCATTCAATTTCGGACATTTCACGTAAAAATTTCGCAGCATTTGAATAACTTTAATCTCTTCAACTTTCTACTGGTCAAAGAACATGGGCATATCCATATATCAACGTAATATATCAACATAAGGCTGTCTTTTTCAATGTCTCAAAAATAAGCTCACTCTTCAAGGAATTTGATGCACTAATTATTTTTATCTATGTATTGATGGTAATATTGTTTATACAAGAAGTTGTTTTCGTTGAAGGTCACCAACGAGGGTGACTTAAAGTTTTCTAAGACTGACGTGTCTCAAATAAGGTGGAGACTGGATGAGGATCGCTTTGTGCCATTATTCGTCATTATacaattattgttgttgttgttgtcgaagGTTCATAACATTATctaaaaaagttttgttttggcgACATATCTCTTTCCTAAAGCCACGCGTCTCTTCTATGGCATTTAGGTCAATTTTGGTCTTGTTGGTGGCGTGTCTTACCATTTTAGAATGGTGGTTAGGACAATAGAAGTTTCAAGAGTGTGGTGCGGGTCAGTTTTAATGGGTTCTATGATGGACATCAATTGTACTTGTTAGGTGTACAATAGATATTATTGTTCATACGATATGAAGAACAAAATATCTTTATGTTTTGGTATGTAAAAAATTGAATGAATCAGACCTAATTGTTTGGCTATGTAGTTTATATTTATGTTTGTTTAATGGAGAGATCGGTTCCAACGCCTATAAACTTGCCCAAATGCCAGCTGACCTTGACTCAATAGTGGAGTGAATGAGATGAGTCATCCTTTAATGTATAAGACGCATTTAACCATAGAATTTTTAATGTTTTGATTATTGGCACCTGACCAATCGGATAATTTAACTTCATATGTTATTTGAAACTAGTTTATAGcatattatatgtttttatttgaaatttaaaaaaaaaaaaaaaatttggggGGGCCATGACAAGAATGTTCCGCTAAAATCTCACATTAGAGATTATAGTGTCTTTTACCAACAGTTTAGTGTTATTGGGCTTGTAGTTGCAACCCGGATCCAAGGCCCACTTTTCCTTTGACCAATTATCACTTAGTTTAGTTTTCTTTAAATagatgtaactcactaacttGTAATTACAACAACAACCCTAAAAACACTGCTTCATTCAATTCTctatctctctttcttcttttacTGACTGATATGGCACTTTTCTCAACTAACATCAAGCTGCTTGTTGTGCATCATGACACCGTTCTTCTTGATCAAATTCAACAAATGTGTGACCGATGTCATTATCAACTAACCAAATGCACTTCACCTTATTATGCTCTCAATCTTCTTGCGCAAAGAAATGGTTATTTTGATATGATGCTGATTGATGTTTGTATGCCATACATGGATTCCTATGAGT contains:
- the LOC131601532 gene encoding uncharacterized protein At5g02240-like, with protein sequence MAESPQTTVLVTGAGGRTGQLVYKKLKEKRDKYIAKGLVRTEESKQKIGGADDIFIGDIRNAESIVPAIQGVDALIILTSAVPQMKPGFDPTKGGRPEFYFDDGAFPEQVDWIGQKNQIDAAKAAGVKHVVLVGSMGGTNPNHPLNSLGNGNILVWKRKAEQYLADSGLPYTIIRPGGLLDKDGGIRELIVGKDDELLRTETKTIPRADVAEVCVQVLNYEETKFKAFDLASKPEDAGEPTKNFKALFSQITSRF